The sequence below is a genomic window from Monodelphis domestica isolate mMonDom1 chromosome 2, mMonDom1.pri, whole genome shotgun sequence.
AACACCCCTTATaccagaggattttttttaaaagaaagagaaaaaattctacCAAACCAATTATCACACTAAAAAAGTTTGACATTGAATACATCATTTCACATCCATGCATCCCCAATTCTGAAAAAGAgttgttttctcatatctcttctttggggccaagtttTTCATTCCCTTTCAATTGCCTTATTATggtagttctttccatttccactaTTGTAGGCATTGTGCATATTGGTTTCTTGGCTCTgcatcactctgcatcagttcatgtaagtctttccatactTTTTTGATTCATCATGTTCATCATATGTATGACAGTTTGGTTATACAGTCCTCTATCAATgggcatatttttatatttattttcctttctttcagtgTTATATTCCtacattaaaaatatgaatatgttGATACATTATTTATACTTCCATccacatcatttttttaaacccttaccttctgtcttggagccaattcggtgtattggctccaaggcagaagagtggtaagggctaggcaatgggggtcaagtgacttgcccagggtcacacagctgagaagtgtctgaggccaaatttgaatctaggacctcccatctctagggctggctctcaatccactgagctacccagttgcccccacacatcattttcttttgatgactcccccttttctttttcataataatCGAATGATTTGTGACTTCAATATTTTTGGTCAGATCAAGGAGGCTAGATGCCCTCTGAGGTCCAGTGTTCCATTTAGACTCTAGAATTCTTCATCACATTCTTTGTCCTGATGGGCCCCTggaaaggagaaataatgaatgcagtaTTGTGACCCAAGGTCAATTCCACCAACCCTAGCTGCTTTTACTATAGTTGGGATGGGGCCAATTTTCATCTTGTGAATTCTTGTATTTGGTCTCAGTTTCTATTGTCCAACTgttgcctctctctttttttttctcagacattaagaaattcagagaaaaagaaaaccaaacagtTGTCATGGAATTCATCTTCCTGGGATTTTCCAACCATCCTGACCTTCAGGGGttgttttttctgttgtttttagttatttatttgaTAACGATCCTGGGAAACACTCTCATATTAATAGCAATCAGAGTCAATCCCGTCCTTCACACCCCAATGTATTATTTCCTCAGCAACTTGTCCTTCTTGGACATTTGCTATACTTCCACCACTGTTCCTATCATTCTGGTGAATTTATTACAAGAGAAGAAGACTATTACCTATGAAGGTTGCCTGAGccagatttttttccttgttaCCTTTGCAGGCTCTGAGTGTGTCCTGTTGGCTGCCATGGCTTATGATAGATTCGTAGCCATTTGCCATCCATTACGCTACCCAGTTCTCATGAGTAAGAAAGTCTGTGCCTACTTAGCAGCTGGGTCCTGGTTGTGTGGTTTAGTGAATTCAATGACACACACAGGGCTCACAGCAACCGTCACTTTGTGTGGTCCTAACCAGATCAGCCATTTTCTTTGTGACATCCCTTTAATCTTGAAGCTCTCTTGCTCAGACACTTCAGTCAATGAGTTTGCGCTCTATGTGGCCAGTGCTACCTTTGGTCTGAGCCCCTGCCTGTTCACTGCTGTGTCCTATATGCTCATTATCTCTGCCATCCTGAAGATCCAGTCGGCTCAAGGGAGACGCAAAGCCTTCTCCACCTGCGCCTCTCACCTCACTGTGGTGGTCATCTACTATACAACTATAAACTTCAACTATGATCGGCCAAGTGCAGGCTACTCCTTGGATGTGGACATCCTGGTCTCTGTCCTCTTTTGTATTGTTACCCCCATGTTAAATCCTATCATCTACAGTCTGAGAAACAAGGACGTCAAGGTTGCCTTGAAGAAACTGTTTGAAGGGTATATGTCCTCCAGTGGTTCAAGTTTCTAGGTTAATGTGTTTCATCTTCTAGAAATGACCCTATGGTGGGAATAAAAGAGAAGCTATGAAGTGGGATATTAGAGAGGATAGAAATATTTTAGGAAAGCTCTTGACAAACTGgaggaaatacaaaggaagacaaCCAACATAGCAAGAACACTGGGAACTATAGACATGAGAACATGGGTCAAAAGAAGAGGGGACCTTAAGGTGGGAGgacctgaattaaaatataacctcatacacttcctagttgtgtgaccctagccaagtcactcaaccccaattacacagcccttaccactcttctgccttggaaccaatactttgttttaagatggaaagtgagggtttagaAAAATATCAGAGGATAGttaacctggagaagaggagGCTTGGTATGTCCAAaaagctatcttcaagtatttcagGGCTTTGGGGTGGCAgaaagattagatttattctgtttggCCCTAGGAGACAGAGCCAGGAATAATGGGTGAAAGTTATGGAGATTCACTTTAGGCTTGATATAAGAGAAAAACTTAACAATGGAGATCTTCAAGAAAAG
It includes:
- the LOC100013971 gene encoding olfactory receptor 5V1-like, whose protein sequence is MTISKIVHFQWTQIFFYGFPNEYFVGNRTLGRVDHGSYLVEKENQTVVMEFIFLGFSNHPDLQGLFFLLFLVIYLITILGNTLILIAIRVNPVLHTPMYYFLSNLSFLDICYTSTTVPIILVNLLQEKKTITYEGCLSQIFFLVTFAGSECVLLAAMAYDRFVAICHPLRYPVLMSKKVCAYLAAGSWLCGLVNSMTHTGLTATVTLCGPNQISHFLCDIPLILKLSCSDTSVNEFALYVASATFGLSPCLFTAVSYMLIISAILKIQSAQGRRKAFSTCASHLTVVVIYYTTINFNYDRPSAGYSLDVDILVSVLFCIVTPMLNPIIYSLRNKDVKVALKKLFEGYMSSSGSSF